In the genome of Altererythrobacter sp. TH136, one region contains:
- the ftsZ gene encoding cell division protein FtsZ — protein MSINIGPPATDDLRPKIMVIGVGGAGGNAIANMIDAQIEGVDFIVANTDAQALGNSSASKRIQLGPDITGGLGAGARPEVGKAAAEETVAELEDALEGVNMCFIAAGMGGGTGTGAAPVIAEAARRKGVLTVGVVTKPFLFEGTRRMRAAEQGIDELQRHVDTLIVIPNQNLFLVAKAETTFKEAFGLADEVLQQGVRSITDLMVMPGLINLDFADVRSVMQEMGKAMMGTGEGEGENRALEAAERAIANPLLDGVSMAGAKGVIISIIGGEDMKLLEVDEAANHIRELVDEDANIIWGSAFNPDLQGKIRVSVVATGIDGTGEVAMNQPRTFALGGGRAPKRPVLELPEEDEFELPAEAEIADEPQSAQVASEERQPLDLGTSFADDEDETGEEYGDDVDGIVDPLAGLRNDEADTYQPAPQGYGAAEAEAEADDEDLWLTDGKAAAEEPRQEADNSATQDDLLLNADRLAEQDEPVRTMLGGGRRRGLVSGDAGGAAAGGSTSAAGGAGGGSGGSSGAGSTLFERMANLSRGGSRPSDDEDEGEEDDNGSASLSIPRFLGRQNNQ, from the coding sequence ATGAGCATCAACATCGGTCCCCCCGCCACTGACGACCTGCGCCCCAAGATCATGGTGATCGGGGTGGGCGGCGCTGGCGGCAACGCGATCGCCAACATGATCGACGCGCAGATCGAAGGCGTGGACTTCATCGTCGCCAACACCGATGCGCAGGCGCTGGGCAACTCCTCGGCCAGCAAGCGCATCCAGCTGGGCCCCGACATCACCGGCGGCCTGGGTGCCGGCGCGCGGCCCGAAGTGGGCAAGGCGGCAGCGGAAGAAACCGTTGCCGAGCTCGAGGATGCGCTCGAAGGCGTCAACATGTGCTTCATCGCGGCCGGGATGGGCGGAGGCACGGGCACCGGCGCGGCGCCGGTGATCGCCGAGGCGGCGCGGCGCAAGGGCGTGCTGACGGTTGGCGTGGTGACCAAGCCGTTCCTGTTCGAAGGAACGCGCCGGATGCGCGCGGCCGAACAGGGCATCGACGAACTGCAACGTCACGTCGACACGCTGATCGTGATCCCCAACCAGAACCTGTTCCTGGTCGCCAAGGCGGAAACCACCTTCAAGGAAGCGTTCGGCCTTGCCGACGAGGTGCTTCAGCAAGGCGTCCGTTCGATCACCGATCTCATGGTCATGCCGGGTCTCATCAACCTCGACTTTGCCGACGTTCGCTCGGTGATGCAGGAGATGGGCAAGGCGATGATGGGCACGGGCGAGGGCGAGGGCGAGAACCGCGCGCTCGAGGCTGCCGAACGGGCCATCGCCAACCCGCTGCTCGACGGAGTCAGCATGGCCGGCGCCAAGGGGGTAATCATCTCGATCATCGGCGGCGAAGACATGAAGCTGCTCGAAGTCGACGAAGCGGCGAACCACATCCGCGAACTGGTCGACGAAGATGCCAACATCATCTGGGGTTCGGCCTTCAATCCCGACCTGCAGGGCAAGATCCGCGTCTCGGTGGTCGCCACCGGGATCGACGGGACCGGCGAAGTGGCCATGAACCAGCCGCGCACCTTCGCGCTCGGCGGCGGTCGCGCTCCCAAGCGCCCGGTGCTCGAACTGCCCGAGGAAGACGAGTTCGAGCTTCCCGCCGAAGCCGAGATCGCGGACGAGCCGCAGAGCGCGCAGGTCGCCAGCGAGGAGCGTCAACCGCTCGACCTGGGTACCAGCTTTGCTGACGACGAGGACGAGACCGGCGAGGAATACGGCGACGATGTCGACGGGATCGTCGATCCGCTGGCGGGCCTGCGCAACGACGAGGCCGATACGTACCAGCCAGCGCCGCAAGGCTATGGCGCGGCCGAAGCGGAAGCGGAAGCGGATGACGAAGACCTGTGGCTGACCGACGGCAAGGCCGCAGCGGAAGAGCCACGTCAGGAAGCGGACAATTCCGCCACTCAGGATGATCTGCTGCTCAATGCCGATCGGTTGGCCGAACAGGACGAACCGGTGCGCACGATGCTGGGCGGCGGACGCCGGCGCGGATTGGTTTCGGGCGATGCGGGCGGGGCAGCCGCTGGTGGTAGCACGTCCGCGGCCGGTGGCGCCGGTGGCGGCTCGGGCGGGAGCTCTGGCGCCGGCAGCACGCTGTTCGAGCGGATGGCAAACCTCTCACGCGGCGGTAGCCGCCCGTCGGATGACGAGGATGAGGGTGAAGAGGACGACAATGGGTCTGCTTCGCTGTCGATCCCGCGTTTCCTTGGCCGGCAGAACAACCAGTAA
- a CDS encoding SPOR domain-containing protein, whose amino-acid sequence MSVRKISGLTCTAAPLLAALPWVLGSGAASAQDYAVVQPLPPPAASDLRSSLGRLARSPADFDALIAAGKASLALGDVDAATGFFGRADAIRPGDARVRAGLAAANLRSDRPIEALQLFEQAVAAGALPATVAGDRGLAYDLVGDNASAQAQYRMALALGPDAEVSRRLGLSLAISGDKRGFEATLLPLLQRRDFAAYRARAFGLAILGEEQEAVSIVEAVMPRDLANRIKPYLSYMPRLTRAQQAATGNLGAFPKAAQIGRDDPRFAQLAGVQPAPPSQAGDSRLTPRGQPLGPRVAAASPPPARTTAAERRRQRASSTGPTSLAERAAEARAAREARRTQPPVRITQAAPPAATVVQRPAPPPPVVRAAAPPPPPPPPPPPPPPPPPPPPVTAPVIQLPEPQPVVVMQLPASTAAPGFDLAQVQRPSAAQPSQAGLVQAAATAPAVAPIPDDVTVADAFADLFNANGVTAPAAGAVDITAIKPRREAVQVARAEPVKAAPPPPPAPKPKVPSRVWVQVATGKDLKALGFDWRKFAKKSPALLGKRDAYIAKWGETRRLVTGPFDSAKAANTFVSDLKKAGIDAFVFTSDAGEDVAPLK is encoded by the coding sequence ATGTCGGTTCGCAAGATATCAGGTCTGACCTGCACAGCAGCGCCGCTCCTGGCGGCTTTGCCGTGGGTTCTCGGCAGCGGCGCGGCGAGCGCGCAGGATTACGCCGTGGTCCAGCCACTGCCCCCGCCGGCGGCCAGTGACCTCAGGTCGTCGCTCGGGCGGTTGGCGCGCAGCCCGGCGGATTTCGACGCGTTGATCGCGGCGGGCAAGGCTTCGCTCGCGCTGGGGGATGTGGACGCGGCAACCGGATTTTTCGGCCGCGCCGATGCGATCCGTCCAGGGGACGCCCGCGTTAGGGCAGGCTTGGCGGCGGCGAACCTGCGCTCTGACAGACCGATTGAGGCTCTGCAGTTGTTCGAGCAGGCCGTGGCGGCCGGGGCGCTCCCGGCGACGGTCGCCGGCGACCGCGGGCTCGCCTACGATCTGGTTGGCGACAATGCTTCGGCCCAGGCGCAGTACCGCATGGCGCTCGCCCTGGGCCCTGACGCTGAGGTCAGCCGTCGGCTGGGACTGAGCCTGGCGATCTCGGGCGACAAGAGGGGCTTCGAAGCGACGCTGCTGCCCCTGCTGCAACGCCGCGACTTTGCCGCCTACCGCGCACGCGCCTTCGGCCTTGCCATCCTGGGCGAGGAGCAGGAGGCGGTGTCGATCGTCGAGGCGGTGATGCCGCGCGATCTTGCCAACAGGATCAAGCCGTACCTGTCCTACATGCCCCGGCTGACCCGCGCGCAGCAGGCGGCGACCGGCAACCTCGGCGCTTTTCCCAAGGCAGCGCAGATCGGCCGCGACGATCCGCGGTTTGCGCAGCTGGCCGGGGTTCAGCCCGCTCCGCCAAGCCAGGCCGGTGACAGCCGCCTGACGCCGAGGGGCCAGCCGCTCGGGCCCAGGGTCGCGGCCGCCAGTCCGCCCCCCGCTCGCACCACGGCGGCCGAGCGGCGGCGCCAGCGCGCAAGCTCTACCGGCCCCACCAGCCTTGCCGAACGCGCGGCGGAAGCGAGAGCTGCCAGGGAGGCAAGGCGAACCCAGCCGCCCGTCAGGATCACGCAAGCCGCGCCGCCGGCTGCGACGGTGGTGCAGCGGCCCGCGCCGCCGCCTCCGGTCGTGCGAGCCGCCGCGCCACCACCGCCGCCACCGCCGCCGCCGCCACCGCCGCCCCCACCACCACCGCCGCCCCCAGTTACAGCGCCTGTCATCCAGTTGCCTGAGCCGCAGCCGGTGGTCGTGATGCAGTTGCCCGCGTCCACGGCGGCGCCGGGGTTCGACCTGGCGCAGGTTCAGCGGCCATCGGCGGCGCAACCCTCGCAAGCAGGGCTCGTGCAAGCGGCCGCGACCGCTCCCGCCGTCGCGCCGATCCCGGACGACGTGACCGTGGCCGATGCCTTCGCCGACCTGTTCAACGCCAACGGCGTCACCGCGCCCGCGGCAGGCGCGGTCGACATCACCGCGATCAAGCCCAGGCGCGAGGCGGTGCAGGTGGCCCGGGCCGAACCGGTCAAGGCGGCCCCGCCGCCGCCCCCCGCGCCAAAACCCAAGGTGCCGAGCCGCGTGTGGGTGCAGGTCGCCACGGGCAAGGATCTGAAGGCGCTCGGCTTCGACTGGCGCAAGTTCGCGAAGAAATCACCCGCGCTGCTCGGCAAGCGCGATGCCTACATCGCGAAATGGGGCGAGACCCGCCGGCTGGTCACCGGACCGTTCGATTCGGCCAAGGCGGCCAACACGTTCGTGTCCGACCTGAAGAAAGCCGGGATCGACGCGTTCGTGTTTACCAGCGATGCTGGCGAGGATGTCGCCCCGCTCAAATGA
- a CDS encoding YbjN domain-containing protein: MRTEHEDYSQAGDDAAPVDMLAALFEARGWSHEVVSPEEISGEVQGAWANYQVRAIWRTEDNVLQLLCLPDVRVTETKRSAAHELLALVNEQLWLGHFDVWSQGGMLVYRHGLLLGDDGLLSLSQAQGLVETAVDECDRFYPAFQFVLWGDKSPRDALASAMVDADGEA, encoded by the coding sequence ATGAGAACCGAGCACGAAGACTACAGCCAGGCCGGCGACGACGCCGCCCCCGTCGACATGCTCGCCGCGCTGTTCGAAGCGCGGGGCTGGTCGCACGAGGTCGTTTCGCCGGAAGAGATTTCGGGCGAGGTGCAGGGTGCCTGGGCCAATTACCAGGTGCGCGCGATCTGGCGCACCGAGGACAACGTGCTGCAGTTGCTCTGCCTGCCCGACGTCCGCGTGACCGAGACCAAGCGCAGCGCCGCGCACGAGTTGCTGGCGCTGGTCAACGAACAGCTATGGCTGGGGCATTTCGACGTGTGGTCACAGGGCGGGATGCTGGTCTACCGCCATGGCCTGCTGTTGGGCGACGACGGGCTGCTGAGCCTCAGCCAGGCGCAGGGCTTGGTGGAAACCGCGGTCGACGAATGCGACCGGTTCTACCCTGCGTTCCAGTTCGTCCTGTGGGGCGACAAGAGCCCCCGCGATGCGCTCGCCAGTGCGATGGTCGACGCCGACGGAGAAGCCTGA
- a CDS encoding pyrroline-5-carboxylate reductase dimerization domain-containing protein — protein sequence MTDPSSILIAGYGAMTSAMVEGWLKAGVPADTFTAYGPRPKHVPAGMRFVTELPNGRFNLVVLGFKPQILGEAGPPLEPLAGPDTALVSVLAGVELASLARMFPRAGAFVRLMPNLAAALGKSPIALVAEGLTGSQRDVVTALADHLGGAEWLGDESQFELVTALAGSGPGFVYRFIEALAAAAAELGLDAEQAERLAVRMVEGAGALAAASPLSPGDLARRVASPGGMTQAGLDVLDADQALARLLGEALRAARDRGRDMGREARGEG from the coding sequence ATGACCGACCCATCATCGATCCTGATCGCGGGATACGGCGCCATGACGTCGGCGATGGTCGAAGGCTGGCTGAAAGCGGGCGTTCCGGCGGACACTTTCACCGCATACGGTCCGCGGCCCAAACACGTGCCTGCCGGGATGCGTTTCGTGACCGAACTGCCGAATGGGCGGTTCAATCTGGTCGTGCTGGGATTCAAGCCGCAGATATTGGGGGAGGCTGGTCCCCCGCTCGAACCCCTCGCCGGGCCTGACACCGCGCTGGTGTCGGTTCTCGCAGGGGTTGAGCTTGCCAGCCTGGCGCGGATGTTCCCCCGCGCAGGCGCCTTTGTCCGGCTGATGCCCAACTTGGCAGCGGCCCTCGGCAAGTCGCCGATCGCGTTGGTGGCAGAGGGGCTGACCGGCAGTCAGCGGGACGTCGTCACCGCGCTGGCCGATCACCTTGGCGGAGCGGAGTGGCTGGGGGACGAAAGCCAGTTCGAACTGGTGACCGCGCTGGCGGGATCGGGCCCGGGGTTCGTCTACCGCTTCATCGAGGCGCTGGCCGCTGCCGCCGCCGAACTGGGGCTCGATGCCGAGCAGGCCGAGCGGCTGGCGGTCAGGATGGTCGAAGGCGCTGGCGCTCTTGCCGCGGCCTCGCCCCTGTCACCCGGGGATCTGGCCCGGCGGGTCGCCAGCCCCGGCGGCATGACGCAGGCCGGGCTCGACGTGCTGGACGCGGACCAGGCACTGGCGCGGTTGCTGGGTGAAGCCTTGCGCGCTGCGCGTGATCGGGGCCGGGACATGGGGCGCGAGGCCCGAGGCGAAGGTTAA
- a CDS encoding Bax inhibitor-1/YccA family protein, which translates to MADYNDPRAGTTGLGAGFGSVPRAGGQVVFDAGLRKHMLSIYNYMTSGVLLTGIVALLTFNSGLAVTFATGPLMWIVALSPLAIVFAMSFGANRFSKSTLQIMFWAFAALMGLSLSTIFLRFTGTSIAVTFFATAAAFAGLSLYGYTTSKSLSGFGTFLIMGVVGLLVAMVANMFIQSPALMYAISAIGVLIFAGLTAYDTQRLKNEYAVLRGTEFAGKAIVLGALTLYLDFINMFQFLLSFMGNRE; encoded by the coding sequence ATGGCTGATTACAACGATCCCCGCGCGGGCACGACGGGCTTGGGGGCCGGCTTCGGCTCCGTTCCGCGCGCCGGTGGGCAGGTCGTGTTCGACGCAGGGCTGCGCAAGCACATGCTGTCGATCTACAACTACATGACCAGCGGGGTGCTGTTGACCGGCATCGTCGCTCTGCTGACGTTCAACTCTGGCCTGGCGGTGACGTTCGCCACCGGTCCGTTGATGTGGATCGTCGCGCTGTCGCCGCTCGCGATCGTCTTCGCGATGAGCTTCGGTGCGAACCGCTTCAGCAAGAGCACGTTGCAGATCATGTTCTGGGCCTTCGCGGCGCTGATGGGCCTGTCGCTGTCCACGATCTTCCTGCGCTTCACGGGCACGTCGATCGCGGTCACGTTCTTCGCCACGGCGGCGGCGTTCGCCGGTCTGAGCCTGTACGGCTACACTACCAGCAAGAGCTTGAGCGGCTTCGGCACGTTCCTGATCATGGGCGTGGTAGGACTGCTGGTAGCGATGGTCGCCAACATGTTCATCCAGAGCCCGGCCCTGATGTACGCCATCAGCGCGATCGGGGTGCTGATCTTCGCCGGTCTGACCGCCTACGATACGCAGCGGCTCAAGAATGAGTACGCAGTTCTTCGGGGTACCGAGTTCGCTGGCAAGGCGATCGTGCTCGGCGCGCTGACGCTTTATCTCGACTTCATCAACATGTTCCAGTTCCTGCTCAGCTTCATGGGCAACCGCGAATAA
- the obgE gene encoding GTPase ObgE — MHFLDQAKIYLKSGAGGPGAVSFRREKYVEYGGPDGGNGGKGGDIVLVAVAGLNTLIDFRYTQHFKAARGGHGMGKDRTGASAPDLVIEVPVGTQVLSEDKDEVLADFTEIGQRIVLLEGGMGGRGNASYKTSTNRAPRQHQPGIPSEEMWVWLRLKLLADVGLVGLPNAGKSTFINQVSNAQAKVGDYAFTTLVPKLGVVRHRGREFVLADIPGLIEGAAEGAGIGDRFLGHIERCRVLIHLIDIGGVDPVEAMQVVEEELAAYGEGLEDKARLVALNKIDLADAELAEDYAKELRAAGADDVFPISGATGAGVERLLDAVLGYLPDRTATETKGNEVEDVPEDGGDWSPI; from the coding sequence ATGCATTTCCTCGATCAGGCCAAAATCTATCTGAAATCCGGTGCCGGCGGCCCTGGCGCCGTGTCTTTCCGGCGCGAAAAGTACGTCGAGTACGGCGGCCCGGATGGCGGCAATGGCGGCAAGGGCGGCGATATCGTGCTGGTCGCGGTCGCTGGCCTCAATACCCTGATCGACTTTCGCTACACCCAGCACTTCAAGGCCGCGCGCGGCGGACACGGGATGGGCAAGGACCGGACCGGCGCCTCCGCTCCCGATCTGGTGATCGAGGTGCCGGTGGGCACGCAGGTTCTCTCGGAAGACAAGGACGAGGTGCTCGCCGATTTCACCGAGATCGGGCAGCGGATCGTCCTGCTGGAAGGCGGCATGGGTGGGCGCGGCAACGCCAGTTATAAGACCAGCACCAATCGCGCCCCGCGCCAGCACCAGCCCGGCATTCCGTCGGAAGAGATGTGGGTCTGGCTGCGGCTGAAACTGCTGGCGGATGTGGGGCTGGTGGGTCTGCCGAACGCGGGCAAGAGCACTTTCATCAACCAGGTGTCGAACGCGCAGGCGAAGGTGGGCGATTATGCCTTCACCACGCTGGTGCCGAAGCTGGGCGTGGTGCGCCACCGCGGACGGGAATTCGTGCTGGCGGACATTCCGGGCTTGATCGAAGGCGCCGCCGAGGGCGCGGGCATCGGCGACCGGTTCCTGGGCCATATCGAACGCTGCCGGGTGCTGATCCATCTGATCGACATCGGCGGGGTCGACCCGGTCGAGGCGATGCAGGTGGTCGAGGAAGAGCTCGCCGCTTATGGCGAAGGGCTGGAGGACAAGGCGCGGCTGGTGGCGCTCAACAAGATCGATCTCGCCGACGCGGAGCTGGCGGAAGACTACGCCAAGGAGCTGCGCGCGGCGGGGGCGGACGACGTGTTTCCGATCTCCGGCGCGACCGGGGCCGGGGTCGAGCGCCTGCTCGATGCGGTGCTAGGATACCTGCCCGACCGGACCGCGACCGAGACCAAGGGCAACGAGGTCGAGGACGTGCCCGAAGACGGTGGGGATTGGTCCCCTATCTAG
- the proB gene encoding glutamate 5-kinase codes for MAVTALSHLGAAETCPRLVLKVGSALLVDRAGAVRREWLSSLAAEIAEKRRQGQEVLVVSSGAIALGARRLGLAHGGRASLADAQAAAAVGQIALSAIWSELLEVEGITAAQLLLTLDDLEDRRRYLNASSTLARLLERGAVPVVNENDSVATAEIRFGDNDRLAARVAQAAGADAVVLLSDVDGLFDRDPADPTAELVREVSGIDEQVRAMAGGSSGSGMGSGGMVSKLQAAELAGRAGIALAIVNGTHARPLSRAIAADRGTLFQPQRRDGGRKAWLGGRLAPAGVLTVDEGCAAALAEGASILAAGITAVDGDFARGDLVTVHGPKGDRLAQGLVEYSAGECRAIAGRKASEQADLLGYASRAAVVHRDHMVLL; via the coding sequence ATGGCGGTTACCGCGCTCTCCCATCTCGGCGCCGCGGAAACCTGTCCGCGGCTGGTGCTCAAGGTCGGCTCCGCCTTGCTGGTGGACCGCGCGGGCGCGGTGCGGCGCGAGTGGCTGTCGAGCCTTGCCGCCGAAATAGCCGAGAAGCGCCGTCAAGGGCAGGAAGTGCTGGTGGTCAGCTCGGGCGCGATCGCACTGGGTGCGCGGCGCCTGGGCCTGGCGCATGGCGGACGCGCCAGCCTTGCCGATGCCCAAGCGGCTGCGGCGGTCGGCCAGATCGCCCTGTCGGCCATCTGGTCCGAACTGCTCGAGGTGGAAGGGATTACCGCCGCGCAGCTGCTGTTGACCCTCGACGATCTGGAGGACCGCCGCCGTTATCTCAACGCATCGTCGACGCTGGCCCGATTGCTCGAGCGAGGAGCGGTCCCGGTGGTGAACGAGAACGACAGCGTCGCGACCGCCGAAATCCGCTTTGGCGACAACGACCGGCTCGCGGCGCGGGTGGCGCAAGCGGCAGGGGCCGATGCGGTGGTGCTGCTGAGCGACGTTGACGGGCTGTTCGACCGCGACCCGGCCGACCCTACCGCCGAACTCGTACGCGAGGTGAGCGGGATCGACGAGCAGGTTCGCGCCATGGCCGGCGGCTCGTCGGGCTCCGGCATGGGATCGGGCGGCATGGTGTCGAAGCTGCAGGCGGCCGAACTCGCCGGGCGCGCCGGTATCGCGCTGGCTATTGTCAACGGCACCCATGCGCGTCCGCTGTCGCGCGCCATCGCTGCGGATCGGGGAACCCTGTTCCAGCCGCAACGGCGCGACGGCGGGCGCAAGGCATGGCTCGGTGGGCGGCTGGCCCCGGCGGGAGTGCTGACGGTGGACGAAGGCTGTGCCGCTGCCCTTGCCGAAGGTGCGAGCATTTTGGCCGCCGGGATCACGGCGGTCGATGGCGACTTCGCGCGCGGTGATCTGGTGACAGTGCATGGCCCCAAGGGCGATCGGCTTGCCCAGGGGCTGGTCGAGTATTCGGCCGGCGAATGCCGCGCCATCGCGGGGCGGAAAGCGAGCGAGCAGGCGGACTTGCTCGGTTACGCCTCGCGCGCGGCGGTGGTCCACCGCGATCACATGGTCCTACTGTGA
- a CDS encoding NAD(P)-dependent oxidoreductase, with amino-acid sequence MSAPLIALTGGTGFVGKATLAALARQGYPVRALARTLPADRSGATEWVRGDLADRPALDRLVAGAEAVIHVAGLTTATEASAFEAANVAGTLAVIEAAARAGVPRFIFVSSLSAREPQLSEYGASKERAERLVRASGLDWTIVRPPGVYGPWDVDYLEMFKLAKVGVVPVPPPGRSSLIHVQDLAELLVALIPGGEGVSHQLFDPDDGHPGGWSHRELARVIGWAVGKRPWVVHLSRGLLGAASRADRLLRRSRARLTADRVGYMLHPDWLSDAKRAVPPELWRPRIPTREGLRATARWYRDKGWL; translated from the coding sequence GTGAGCGCGCCGCTGATCGCCCTCACCGGCGGCACCGGGTTTGTCGGCAAGGCCACCTTGGCCGCGCTCGCCCGGCAGGGCTATCCAGTCCGCGCGCTGGCGCGCACGCTGCCTGCCGACCGATCCGGCGCCACGGAGTGGGTTCGCGGAGACCTTGCCGACCGGCCAGCGCTCGACCGGCTGGTTGCCGGGGCGGAGGCGGTGATCCATGTCGCCGGGCTGACCACCGCGACCGAGGCCAGCGCATTCGAAGCCGCCAACGTAGCGGGCACGCTCGCGGTGATCGAGGCCGCCGCGCGCGCTGGCGTTCCGCGGTTCATATTCGTCTCATCGCTATCCGCGCGGGAGCCGCAGCTGTCGGAGTACGGCGCCTCCAAGGAGCGCGCCGAACGGCTGGTTCGGGCCAGCGGTCTCGACTGGACGATCGTGCGCCCCCCCGGCGTGTACGGCCCGTGGGACGTCGACTATCTCGAGATGTTCAAGCTCGCAAAAGTGGGGGTGGTCCCGGTGCCGCCGCCCGGGCGCAGCTCGCTCATCCACGTGCAGGATCTCGCCGAACTGCTGGTCGCTCTCATTCCCGGGGGGGAGGGGGTCAGTCACCAGCTGTTCGATCCGGACGACGGGCATCCGGGAGGCTGGTCTCACCGGGAGCTCGCCCGGGTGATCGGCTGGGCGGTCGGGAAGCGGCCGTGGGTGGTGCACCTTTCGCGCGGCCTTCTCGGCGCCGCATCGCGCGCGGATCGGCTGCTCCGCCGATCCCGCGCGCGACTGACCGCGGACCGGGTGGGTTACATGCTGCACCCTGACTGGCTCTCGGACGCCAAGCGGGCAGTGCCTCCCGAGCTCTGGCGTCCGCGCATCCCCACGCGCGAAGGGCTGCGAGCGACAGCGCGCTGGTACCGCGACAAGGGCTGGTTGTGA
- a CDS encoding phosphoadenylyl-sulfate reductase, whose amino-acid sequence MADPAMDRVRDRIDTGPRFSDSDAIRLNRMFRGADTAAVLDAVLKDRLAGDVAVVSSFGAESAVLLHLIGQVDPATPVLFLDTGKHFPETLAYRDQLVERLGLSNLQILQPDPADLAARDDSGLRWSYDPDGCCEIRKVRPLEKALARFDASLTGRKAFQSSTRANLPRFEVDTADAQGRLKINPLIDWQAADLAAYIAAHDLPPHPLVAEGYPSIGCMPCTSQVADGDDPRSGRWKGWDKTECGIHSPVQLGPDGELPPGFEPFL is encoded by the coding sequence ATGGCTGACCCCGCCATGGACCGGGTGCGCGACCGGATCGACACCGGACCCCGCTTCAGCGACTCGGACGCGATCCGGCTCAACCGCATGTTTCGTGGGGCGGACACCGCCGCGGTGCTTGACGCGGTGCTCAAGGACCGGCTTGCCGGCGATGTTGCGGTGGTATCCAGCTTCGGTGCCGAGAGCGCCGTGCTGCTGCACTTGATCGGGCAGGTCGATCCGGCAACGCCCGTGCTGTTCCTCGACACCGGCAAGCACTTTCCCGAAACGCTGGCCTACCGCGATCAGCTGGTCGAGCGGTTGGGACTCTCAAACCTGCAGATCCTTCAGCCGGACCCGGCTGACCTGGCGGCGCGTGACGACAGCGGCCTTCGCTGGTCGTACGATCCCGATGGCTGCTGCGAAATCCGCAAGGTCCGCCCCCTGGAAAAAGCGCTGGCCCGGTTCGACGCCTCGCTCACTGGGCGCAAGGCGTTCCAGTCCAGCACGCGGGCGAACCTGCCGCGGTTCGAAGTCGATACCGCCGATGCCCAGGGCCGGCTGAAGATCAATCCGCTGATCGATTGGCAGGCGGCCGATCTTGCCGCCTATATCGCGGCGCACGACCTGCCGCCTCATCCGTTGGTGGCCGAAGGCTATCCATCCATCGGCTGCATGCCGTGCACCAGCCAGGTGGCGGACGGTGACGATCCGCGTTCGGGCCGATGGAAGGGTTGGGACAAGACCGAGTGCGGCATCCACTCGCCTGTCCAGCTCGGCCCCGACGGCGAACTGCCGCCGGGGTTCGAACCGTTCCTCTAG
- a CDS encoding DUF934 domain-containing protein, with product MAESGNPTPAATEEYAAGLRFRDDVAADEPAVSLDAFLEQDEAVSVRIEAGEDVTVLYPHLSRVRLVEVDFPKFRDGRGFSTARMLREAGYTGEIKATGDVLVDLIFFMRRCGFDSFAPDKPIDPRDAEIALTRWDHVYVPAADDRIPIWRLRHG from the coding sequence ATGGCTGAGTCCGGCAACCCCACCCCCGCCGCGACCGAAGAATACGCGGCCGGTCTGCGTTTCCGCGACGATGTGGCGGCCGACGAACCGGCAGTGTCGCTCGATGCGTTCCTGGAGCAGGACGAGGCGGTGTCCGTCCGCATCGAAGCCGGCGAGGACGTGACCGTTCTGTACCCGCACCTGTCACGGGTGCGGCTGGTCGAAGTGGACTTCCCCAAGTTCCGTGACGGGCGCGGTTTTTCGACCGCGCGGATGCTGCGTGAAGCGGGCTACACCGGCGAGATCAAGGCGACCGGCGACGTGCTGGTCGACCTTATCTTCTTCATGCGCCGCTGCGGGTTCGACAGCTTCGCGCCCGACAAGCCGATCGACCCGCGGGACGCGGAGATCGCGCTGACCCGGTGGGATCACGTCTATGTTCCAGCGGCCGACGACCGTATCCCGATCTGGCGTCTGCGTCATGGCTGA